In Deinococcus sp. QL22, the following are encoded in one genomic region:
- a CDS encoding CoA ester lyase, which yields MTAPTLWRSVLYVPGDKPRAIEKARGLGADAIILDLEDAVAPEAKAQARENVRLALRAGSWRVPVLVRVNGLGTEHEHADREMALLSGAAGLVLPKTEDASAVAALSLGLPLWAMIETPAGVLHAAAIAAVPGVAGLLVGANDLARALRTGPHPERLPLLHALSAVVLAARAAGKLPLDAVFNDITDGEGLARECAQGRMLGFAGKTVIHPGQIAAANAAYGVTAAQATDARALLSAWETARTEGKSVATYQGSLVEQMHVDAARDNLTLWAQQTQPESTP from the coding sequence ATGACCGCCCCAACGTTGTGGCGATCCGTGCTGTACGTGCCCGGCGACAAGCCGAGGGCCATAGAAAAGGCGCGTGGGCTGGGGGCCGACGCCATTATTTTGGACTTGGAAGACGCGGTGGCCCCCGAAGCCAAAGCGCAGGCGCGGGAGAATGTGCGGCTGGCGCTGCGGGCGGGGAGCTGGCGCGTGCCGGTGCTGGTGCGCGTGAACGGCCTGGGCACCGAACACGAACATGCAGACCGGGAAATGGCGTTGCTGTCGGGCGCGGCGGGGCTGGTGCTGCCCAAGACCGAGGACGCCAGCGCCGTGGCCGCACTTAGCTTGGGCCTGCCGCTGTGGGCCATGATCGAAACGCCTGCCGGGGTACTGCACGCCGCCGCCATTGCCGCCGTGCCGGGTGTGGCGGGCCTGTTGGTGGGCGCAAACGATCTGGCCCGCGCCCTGCGAACTGGGCCGCACCCCGAACGCTTGCCACTCTTGCACGCCCTGTCTGCGGTGGTGCTGGCCGCCCGCGCCGCCGGAAAATTGCCGCTGGACGCCGTGTTCAACGACATCACCGATGGGGAAGGCTTGGCCCGCGAATGCGCTCAGGGCCGCATGCTGGGCTTTGCGGGCAAAACAGTGATTCATCCGGGCCAGATTGCGGCGGCCAATGCCGCGTATGGCGTGACCGCTGCACAGGCCACCGACGCCCGCGCCCTGCTGAGCGCCTGGGAAACCGCCCGCACCGAGGGCAAAAGCGTCGCCACCTACCAGGGGTCACTAGTCGAACAGATGCACGTGGACGCAGCACGGGATAACCTGACCTTGTGGGCACAGCAGACGCAACCGGAATCAACCCCTTGA
- a CDS encoding carbohydrate kinase family protein yields MGTADATGINPLTAPASAPARVVVVGGANVDLKAHTLAPVILGTSNPGLTTQTAGGVARNIAENLARLGVAVSLVSAVGRDSLGDALLDDSKLAGVDVRFVMRVNEHLTGTYMATLDHEGELLVAVSDMTVLSVLTPTTLHDRRAVLRGATWVVADGNLTEPTLNHLMKLAAEVGIPVAFEPVSVPKALQIRSSVAAGFPPHTITPNLLELGALVGRDVPDRLADIRAAAEELHAQGIDTVWVRRGQLGSLLSMPGTYTELPTIPAKVADVTGAGDAMLAAYLAALLAGVAPVGAARQGHAAAALTVESTHTVSPTMTREAVVERLG; encoded by the coding sequence GTGGGCACAGCAGACGCAACCGGAATCAACCCCTTGACCGCTCCAGCTTCGGCCCCGGCCCGCGTGGTCGTGGTGGGCGGCGCGAACGTGGATCTCAAGGCCCACACGCTGGCCCCGGTTATTCTGGGCACCAGCAACCCCGGCCTGACCACCCAGACGGCGGGCGGCGTGGCCCGTAACATTGCCGAAAATTTGGCGCGGCTGGGTGTGGCTGTGTCGCTGGTCAGCGCGGTAGGCCGCGACAGTCTGGGCGACGCCCTGCTGGACGATTCCAAGCTGGCGGGTGTGGATGTGCGCTTTGTGATGCGGGTCAACGAACACCTGACGGGCACATACATGGCGACCCTCGATCATGAGGGAGAACTGTTGGTGGCCGTGTCTGACATGACTGTGCTGAGCGTATTGACCCCCACCACCCTGCATGACCGCCGGGCCGTGCTGCGCGGCGCAACCTGGGTGGTGGCCGACGGGAACCTGACCGAACCCACCCTCAACCACCTCATGAAGCTGGCCGCCGAAGTTGGTATCCCAGTGGCCTTCGAGCCAGTCAGCGTGCCCAAGGCCCTGCAAATCCGTTCCTCTGTTGCGGCTGGGTTCCCCCCACACACCATCACACCCAATCTGCTGGAGCTGGGCGCACTCGTAGGCCGCGACGTGCCTGACCGGTTGGCCGACATCCGCGCCGCCGCAGAGGAGCTGCACGCACAGGGGATTGACACCGTCTGGGTGCGGCGTGGGCAGTTGGGCAGCCTGCTCTCTATGCCCGGAACCTACACCGAACTGCCCACTATTCCCGCCAAAGTCGCCGACGTGACCGGAGCCGGAGACGCGATGCTGGCCGCCTACCTCGCTGCGCTTCTGGCAGGAGTGGCCCCCGTCGGAGCCGCCCGCCAGGGGCACGCCGCCGCCGCCCTGACTGTGGAAAGTACCCATACGGTTTCCCCCACAATGACGCGGGAAGCGGTGGTGGAGAGGCTCGGGTAG
- a CDS encoding DNA-3-methyladenine glycosylase: MPEALPLPAPLPDLPLTDHAAALLHLSRDPLLAQVIAQVGGVPVLTPTADSFGTLIRSVNGQQLSVKAAASIHGRLVAALGEPILGEPDSQTGVPITITPEALVAADGETLRSFGLSWAKVRTVQALAAAALDGRVDFAHLSTLPDEAVIAALIPLPGIGRWTVEMFLMFALARPDVFSMGDLVLRQGLARLHPHTPPAAVLEGWAPYRTLAARYIWAENHRVKGGGEPVAG, from the coding sequence ATGCCCGAAGCTCTGCCTTTGCCTGCCCCGCTGCCCGACCTGCCGCTTACCGACCATGCGGCGGCCCTGCTGCACCTCTCGCGTGACCCTTTGCTGGCCCAGGTCATTGCCCAGGTGGGCGGTGTGCCCGTGCTGACGCCCACTGCCGACTCGTTCGGCACCCTCATTCGCAGTGTGAACGGGCAACAACTGAGCGTGAAGGCGGCGGCCAGCATTCATGGGCGACTGGTGGCTGCGCTGGGCGAACCTATACTGGGCGAACCGGATTCCCAGACTGGCGTTCCGATCACCATCACCCCCGAAGCCTTAGTTGCCGCAGACGGCGAAACCCTGCGCTCGTTCGGGCTGTCCTGGGCCAAAGTCCGGACGGTGCAGGCCTTGGCCGCCGCCGCGCTGGATGGCCGGGTAGATTTTGCCCACCTGTCCACCTTGCCCGACGAGGCCGTGATCGCCGCCCTGATTCCGCTGCCCGGCATAGGCCGCTGGACGGTGGAGATGTTCCTGATGTTCGCGCTGGCCCGCCCCGACGTATTCAGCATGGGCGACCTCGTGCTCAGGCAAGGGCTGGCGAGGTTGCACCCGCACACGCCGCCCGCCGCGGTACTGGAAGGCTGGGCACCGTACCGCACGCTGGCCGCCCGCTATATATGGGCCGAAAACCACCGCGTCAAAGGCGGCGGGGAACCGGTGGCGGGGTAG
- a CDS encoding YbaY family lipoprotein, producing MKPSRLMLPALAALLLAGASAQTTIGGMTITRPAPTARPATAPSATSSSTAASIPAGWRELRGQVLTPNRMALPAGSTVTVVIEDVSLQDVASRQLVRIQFSAPRLPTSYQIVYNPVRFSASRSYAVRATVTDKNGRLLYVTDTRTELPSGSRTVLDVKVVRVR from the coding sequence ATGAAGCCCTCACGCTTAATGCTGCCCGCCCTCGCCGCTCTGCTGCTGGCCGGAGCCTCGGCCCAGACCACCATCGGCGGCATGACTATTACCCGCCCGGCCCCAACAGCTCGCCCGGCCACCGCGCCCAGCGCCACTTCTTCCAGCACAGCTGCCAGCATTCCGGCAGGCTGGCGCGAGTTGCGTGGGCAGGTGCTGACGCCCAACCGAATGGCCCTCCCCGCGGGCAGCACGGTCACGGTGGTCATCGAGGACGTGTCGCTGCAGGACGTGGCCTCGCGCCAGTTGGTCAGAATCCAGTTTTCCGCGCCGCGCTTGCCCACTTCTTACCAGATCGTATACAACCCGGTGCGTTTTTCGGCCAGCCGCAGCTACGCCGTCCGGGCCACCGTGACCGACAAGAACGGCAGGTTGCTGTACGTGACCGACACCCGGACGGAACTCCCCAGCGGGAGCCGTACTGTGCTAGACGTGAAGGTGGTCAGGGTTCGCTGA